The following proteins are co-located in the Vibrio azureus genome:
- a CDS encoding ATPase: MSSEHHQVLTPQIIPPSIPSYCEELGVPTSVIDSLILKFLAVYPKIDLVELTQRLGVVSSLVECSLSLLKNRNFVQVFKPHDDGQTSSYSHLRYSLTELGALEAEHALNKDPYVGAVPVSIEDYWRVVQQQDVREAPITRTDIERALSEVYGSEALIPVLGPAINSGRALLLYGHAGTGKSYVASKVLNAMNTSVFIPYGVYVDGRIIKVFSQHHHQRVSTPHSNMLIKLKANYDQRWVLCERPNIQVGGELTMSMLEVQCSKSNPVWTAPLQMMANNGILVVDDLGRQPMPVESLLNRWIVPMEYQVDHLSLPNGQQLSIPFVLTLAFSSNLAPSEIADPAFLRRLGYKIEFHPLQQQDYKALWLSLASREKLTLPPELFERLYQLHREFETAYLPCLAKDLLGICRDILVFESKSNLILPDILQRAWELYFTETRSEGA, encoded by the coding sequence ATGAGTTCAGAACATCATCAAGTCCTTACTCCACAAATTATACCCCCTTCTATACCTTCATATTGTGAAGAACTCGGAGTACCCACATCAGTTATTGACAGCCTGATTTTAAAATTTCTCGCTGTTTACCCCAAAATTGACTTAGTTGAATTAACCCAGCGCTTAGGTGTGGTTTCTTCTCTTGTCGAATGTTCATTAAGCCTATTGAAAAATCGTAATTTTGTTCAAGTTTTCAAGCCACATGATGATGGGCAGACCAGCAGTTATTCTCATCTTCGATACAGTTTGACTGAGCTGGGTGCTTTAGAAGCTGAACATGCTTTGAACAAAGATCCTTACGTAGGTGCAGTCCCTGTGTCGATTGAGGATTATTGGCGGGTTGTGCAACAACAGGATGTACGTGAAGCGCCAATCACGCGCACTGATATAGAGCGAGCCTTATCAGAAGTGTATGGCTCAGAAGCTTTGATACCTGTTTTGGGGCCCGCCATCAATTCTGGTCGAGCTTTGCTTTTATACGGTCATGCGGGAACAGGGAAAAGTTATGTGGCTTCTAAGGTTTTAAACGCAATGAACACCTCGGTTTTCATCCCTTATGGAGTTTATGTTGACGGACGTATTATCAAAGTCTTTTCCCAACATCATCACCAGAGAGTGTCGACTCCCCACTCAAACATGCTGATCAAACTCAAAGCGAATTACGACCAGCGCTGGGTATTATGTGAGAGGCCTAATATCCAAGTCGGTGGAGAGCTCACAATGAGTATGCTGGAAGTGCAATGTTCAAAGAGCAACCCTGTTTGGACCGCACCGCTGCAGATGATGGCAAATAATGGCATTTTAGTTGTGGATGATTTAGGTCGGCAACCCATGCCTGTTGAGTCGCTATTAAATCGTTGGATTGTCCCGATGGAATATCAGGTCGATCATTTATCGTTGCCTAATGGGCAGCAACTATCCATCCCTTTTGTTCTTACATTAGCATTTTCTTCTAATTTGGCACCGAGTGAAATTGCCGATCCAGCTTTTTTACGTCGACTGGGTTATAAAATTGAATTTCACCCTTTGCAGCAGCAAGACTATAAAGCGTTGTGGTTGAGTTTAGCCTCACGAGAGAAGCTGACATTACCTCCAGAGTTATTTGAGAGGTTATATCAACTGCATCGAGAATTTGAGACGGCTTATTTGCCCTGTTTAGCGAAAGACTTACTTGGGATTTGTCGAGATATTTTGGTTTTTGAAAGTAAATCGAACTTAATCTTACCGGATATTCTGCAGCGAGCCTGGGAACTGTACTTTACAGAAACGAGGTCGGAGGGAGCATGA
- the cpaB gene encoding Flp pilus assembly protein CpaB has protein sequence MSRRQVGLLLLLSLILGLAAVFIAKQWLDGKKQQKAVVEEVERVPVLISTMDLEPGTVLEDKHIESKLMEISWVNEQTLTEETLNEGSVVAATIYAGEMIHRSRLAQPGEGATLAALISENKRAITIRVNDVIGVAGFLLPGNKVDILNTTLTHQGKQAVTKTILTNIKVLAVDQTAKTNDNKPVIVRAVTLEVSPQQAKKLLSANSKGNIQLALRNPHEIDQPTSISKPVSRPKVTIIKGTNVSSIRVRD, from the coding sequence ATGAGTAGACGACAGGTTGGGTTATTACTACTGCTCTCACTGATACTAGGCTTAGCTGCTGTTTTTATCGCGAAGCAATGGCTAGATGGAAAAAAGCAGCAAAAAGCCGTCGTTGAGGAAGTTGAACGCGTACCAGTGTTGATATCAACAATGGACCTTGAGCCAGGGACAGTACTGGAGGATAAACATATTGAATCCAAATTGATGGAAATCAGCTGGGTGAATGAACAAACATTAACGGAAGAGACGTTAAATGAAGGAAGCGTCGTTGCGGCCACCATTTATGCTGGTGAGATGATTCATAGGAGTCGATTGGCGCAACCAGGGGAAGGGGCAACGTTAGCGGCGCTGATTTCAGAAAATAAAAGAGCCATTACGATTCGTGTTAACGATGTGATTGGTGTGGCTGGTTTTTTATTACCAGGCAATAAAGTCGATATTTTAAACACAACGTTGACCCATCAAGGTAAACAGGCGGTAACGAAAACAATATTAACGAATATTAAAGTATTAGCCGTGGATCAAACGGCCAAAACCAATGATAACAAACCTGTTATTGTTCGAGCTGTGACGCTTGAGGTTTCACCTCAACAGGCGAAAAAGCTGCTATCAGCGAACAGTAAAGGGAATATCCAGCTTGCGCTACGGAACCCTCATGAAATAGACCAACCAACTTCAATCAGCAAGCCAGTATCTCGTCCTAAAGTGACTATTATCAAAGGAACGAATGTATCCAGTATTCGAGTAAGGGATTAA
- a CDS encoding A24 family peptidase, which produces MFINIIIWTILFAIAVSDAQKHRIPNKAVLGLLLAVSVSLLLIPTTNIWEHIYGGVVTFSVCFVLYMTKIMAGGDVKLLAVIGVWLGLDHLWQACGFIILAGGIVSVFYVALYVSLSGHQFTEQVKCYCFTKVSAMPKLDNSISIPFAPIVVLGLAYFFYIQ; this is translated from the coding sequence ATGTTCATTAATATCATTATCTGGACCATATTATTTGCTATTGCTGTATCCGATGCACAAAAGCATCGGATACCAAATAAAGCAGTTTTAGGGCTTTTGCTTGCAGTCAGTGTAAGTTTATTACTTATACCCACCACCAACATATGGGAGCATATCTACGGTGGTGTGGTGACTTTTTCAGTGTGTTTTGTTTTGTATATGACCAAAATTATGGCTGGAGGAGACGTCAAGTTGCTGGCTGTCATTGGTGTTTGGCTAGGTTTAGATCATTTGTGGCAGGCTTGCGGATTTATCATTTTGGCTGGTGGCATTGTTAGCGTCTTTTATGTGGCGCTTTATGTATCTTTATCAGGGCATCAGTTTACTGAGCAAGTAAAATGTTACTGTTTTACTAAGGTATCAGCGATGCCAAAGTTAGATAACTCCATATCAATACCCTTTGCTCCTATTGTTGTGCTTGGTTTAGCTTACTTCTTTTATATTCAGTAA
- a CDS encoding Flp family type IVb pilin: protein MDKLRNLFVDFVEDEEGLTLLEYILGAALLVAALLTSGFWDTIATKFSTVSTQITNS, encoded by the coding sequence ATGGATAAGTTACGAAACCTGTTTGTAGACTTTGTTGAAGACGAAGAAGGATTGACTCTACTTGAGTATATTCTCGGTGCCGCATTACTTGTTGCAGCATTACTCACTTCGGGGTTTTGGGATACCATCGCAACTAAGTTCTCTACCGTTTCTACTCAAATTACTAATTCATGA